The window GCTCGCGGCGCGGTTGCCGTGCTTGATCACGGGGACGCCGGCGGCCGCGGCGACGATGGACGCGGTGGTCGAGACGTTCACGGTGCCGAACCGGTCGCCGCCGGTGCCCACGATGTCGAGGGCCATCGGGTCGACATCCAGCGGGACGGCGTGATCCAGGATGGCGTCGCGGAAGCCGACGATCTCGTCGACGGTCTCCCCCTTGGCCCGCAGGGCGATGAGGAACGCGGCCAGCTGGGCGTCCGTCGCCTCGCCGGTCATGACCTGGTCCATGGCCCACGCCGCGTCCGCCACGCTCAGGTGCTCCCCGGCCAGGAGAGACGTCAGCACGGACGACCAGGACTGCGTGTGGACCATGCTGCGATCCTATCGGCGGGCGACACGCCACGGCGATACCGGCCGCCGGGCGCCCACTGAGGCTGTCCTAACCGGAAATCCGGTCGATTCAAGCCCCCTGGGTGGGAAAACCATGGGTTCTTTTCAGCCATAATGGGTTACGTGACGAGCACCTCCCTTTCTCCCTCAGCGAGTGCGCCGGCGATCAACCGGCCCAATGTCGTGGCCGTCGGCACGATCGTCTGGCTCGGCTCGGAGGTGATGTTCTTCGCGGGCCTGTTCGCGATCTACTTCACCCTCAAGTCGACGTCGCCGGATCTGTGGGCCGCTGAGACGCAGCACCTCAACATCCCGTACGCGGCGACCAACACGCTGATCCTGGTGCTGAGCTCGGTCACCTGCCAGTTCGGCGTGTTCGCCGCCGAGCGCATGCAGCCGCGCCGAACGGGCGGCCTGCTGCAGTTCTGGCGCTGGGGAATGGTCGAGTGGTTCACCCTCACCTACCTCATGGGCGCCGTCTTCGTCTCCGGCCAGGTGCTCGAGTACGCCACCCTGGTCTCCGAGGGCATCTCGCTCAGCTCGAACGCCTACGGTTCGGCGTTCTACCTGACGACGGGCTTCCACGCCCTCCACGTCACGGGCGGCCTCATCGCCTTCCTGCTCGTGATCGGCCGCGCGTTCGCGGTCAAGATCTTCGGCCACAAGGAGGCGACCAGCGCCATCGTGGTCTCCTACTACTGGCACTTCGTCGACGTCGTGTGGATCGGGCTGTTCGCGGTCATCTACATCATCCGATAGGAAACAGGAGCGTTCTTCACCCCATGCGTCCGCACACCCCCAGCACCGCCAAGCCGGCCCGGAAGGCGAAGCCCGCGCGCAAGGCCGGCCGTCGTCACCCGCTGGCCACCGTCGCGCTCCTCGCCATCGGCCTGGGCCTGACCGGCGGCGCCTACGCCGCGTTCACCACCACCACGGCATCCGCCGACGAGCCGCAGGTCGCCGCCGCGAGCCAGAGCTCGGTGGACGAGGGCAAGAAGCTGTTCCAGGCCAACTGCGCCACCTGCCACGGGCTCGACGCCCAGGGCACCTCCGTCGCGCCGAGCCTCATCGGCGTCGGCGCCGCGGCCGTCGACTTCCAGGTCGGCACCGGCCGCATGCCCATGCAGATGCAGGGCCCGCAGGCGCAGGAGAAGCCGGTCCAGTTCACCGACGACCAGGTCAAGGCGCTGGCCGACTACGTCGCCTCGCTCGCGCCGGGGCCGTCCATCCCGGAGCAGAAGTACCTCGACGGCAAGGGCGACGCCGCCCACGGCGCCGAGCTGTTCCGCATCAACTGCGCGATGTGCCACAACGTCGCCGGCGCCGGCGGTGCGCTCACGGAGGGCAAGTACGCCCCGCCGCTCACCGGCGTCAGCGCCGAGCACATCTACGAGGCCATGGTGACCGGTCCGCAGAACATGCCCGTGTTCAACGACCTCAACATCACGCCGCAGGGCAAGGCCGACATCATCACGTACCTGAAGTACATCCAGAACAACCCCTCCCCGGGCGGCTTCGAGCTGGGCAACCTCGGCCCCGTCGCCGAGGGCCTGTTCCTCTGGATCTTCGGTCTGGGCGCGATCGTCGCCCTCACCGTGTGGATCACGGCCAAGAGCAACTAGCCGGCACCGCATCAGGCACGACACAGCGTAAGAAGGAGAGCAATGGCACAGGACGACAACGGCGGTCACGAGCTGACGCCCGCGCGTTCGTCTGAGGAGCGCCGGACCGGCGACCCCGGCACCGCGGTGATCATCCGCGACGCGGTCGAGAACCCGGGATTCCCGCCGCACCGACCGCGCGTCACCGACCTCGACCCGCGCAAGGAGCGGCGCGCCGAGCGCACCGTCTACACGCTCTTCTACCTGTCGATCGCGGGTTCGATCTGGGCGGTCGCCGCGTACATGGCCTTCCCGATCGTCGACGGCGACCCGGGCTCGGTGCGCCTGAACAACCTGTTCATCGGCATCGGCGGCGCACTCGCCCTCCTCGCCATCGGAATCGGCGCCGTCCACTGGGGCAAGGCGCTCATGCACGAGAAGGAGGGCGTCGACCTCCGTCACCCCGTCCGGGGCAGCGAGGCGACCACCGAGCGCGCGGCGGAGATCTTCCGCCAGGCCGACGAGGAGTCCGGCTTCAGCCGCCGCACCCTGGTGCGCAACAGCCTCATCGGTGCGCTGATCGCGTTCCCCCTCCCCGCCGTCGTCCTGTTCCGCGGCCTCGCGCCCGAGAACATCGACCCGGTCGAGGAGCTCTCCCAGACCATGTGGGCCAAGGGCGTGCGCCTCACGCGCGACCCAACCGGCACCCCGATCAAGGCCTCCGACGTCACGCTCGGCAGCGCCTTCCACGTCATCCCCGAGGGTCTGAACGAGGCCCCGGACATGCTGGAGCAGAAGGCCAAGGCCGCCGTGCTCCTGATGCGCCTCAAGCCCGAGGACCTGCACGTCTCCAAGGGCCGTGAGAACTGGAACTACGACGGCATCGTCGCCTACTCCAAGATCTGCACGCACGTCGGGTGCCCGGTGGCGCTCTACGAGCAGCAGACCCACCACCTGCTCTGCCCGTGCCACCAGTCGCAGTTCGACATCACGCACGAAGCGCAGGTCATCTTCGGACCGGCGAAGCGGCCGCTGCCGCAGCTGCCGATCACCGTCGACGCCGATGGCTACCTGGTCGCCCGTAGTGACTTCCACGAGCCCGTCGGCCCGAGCTTCTGGGAGCGCCATTGAGCACCACGACCGCCGCACCCGCGGCAACGACGACGGTCAAGAAGGGCGGGTTCACGGCAGCAGCCGCGAACTACCTCGAAGACCGCACCAGCATCTCAGGCGCCGTCAAGGAGTTCGGTCGCAAGATCTTCCCCGACCACTGGTCCTTCCTCCTCGGCGAGGTCGCGCTCTACAGCTTCATCGTGATCCTGCTGTCGGGCACCTTCCTGACGTTCTTCTTCCAGGCCTCCATGGCGGAGGTGACCTACAACGGCTCGTACGTGCCGCTGAAGGGCATCGAGATGTCCTCCGCCATGCAGTCCACGCTGAACATCTCGTTCGAGGTGCGCGGCGGCCTGCTCGTTCGTCAGATCCACCACTGGGCGGCGCTGCTGTTCGTGGCGGCCATCGGCCTGCACATGCTCCGCATCTTCTTCACGGGAGCGTTCCGCAAGCCGCGTGAGCTCAACTGGGTCATCGGCTTCGTGCTGTTCATCCTCGCGATGGCCGAGGGCTTCACCGGCTACTCGCTCCCGGACGACCTGCTCTCGGGCAACGGCCTCCGCATCATCGACGGTCTGATCAAGGGCCTCCCGGTGGTCGGCACCTGGATCTCGTTCCTCCTCTTCGGCGGCGAGTTCCCGGGAACGGCGATCGTGGGCCGTCTGTACACGCTGCACATCCTGCTGCTGCCCGCGCTCGTGGTCGCGTTCATCGCGCTGCACCTGATGTTCGTGGTCATCCACAAGCACACGCAGTACGCGGCTCCCGGTCGCACGCAGGGCAACGTCGTCGGCTACCCGGTCCTCCCGGTGTACGCCGCCAAGGCCGGCGGGTTCTTCTTCATCGTGTTCGGTGTCGTGGTGCTGCTCGCATCGCTGTTCACCATCAACCCGATCTGGACCTACGGCCCGTACGACCCGTCCCCGGTGTCGGCGGGTACCCAGCCAGACTGGTACATCGGCTTCGCGGACGGCGCGCTGCGTCTCGTCCCGCCGGGCTGGGAGTTCGTGTGGCTCGACCGCACCTGGTCGTTCAACATCATCATCCCGGTGGCGATCCTCGGTCTGTTCATCGTGACGGTCATGTTCTACCCGTTCCTCGAGGCCTGGATCACCGGCGACAAGCGCGAGCACCACATCCTGGACCGCCCGCGCAACGCGGCCGCCCGCACCGCGGTCGGCGCGGCGGGTGTCACGTTCTACGCCGTCTTCTGGGCGGCGGCGAGCTCGGACCTCATCGCGACGCACTTCAAGCTGACGATGGAGGGCGTGATCCACACCCTCCAGGCGCTGCTGTTCCTCGGCCCGCTGATCGCCTACGTGGTGACGAAGCGCGTCTGCCTGGCCCTGCAGAAGAAGGACCGCTCGATCGCCCTCCACGGGTACGAGAGCGGCCGCATCGTGAAGCTGCCCGGCGGCGAGTTCATCGAGGTGCACGAGCAGCTGAGCGACTACGAGCGCTGGCGTCTCGTCTCCTTCGAGACCTACGAGCCGCTGATGCTCCGCCCGAACCGCCGCGGCAAGATCACCGCCGCGAACCGGGTGCGCGCAGGACTGTCCCGCTGGTTCTTCGAGGACCGTCTCGTGCCGCCGACCCGCGGCGAGCTCGAGTCGAGCCACGACAGCCACTGACGGCCATCCCTCCGACGAACGCCGGCGCGAACCATCGCGCCGGCGTTCGTCGTTTCTCTCGCTCTTCCGCCCGCTGAGCTCTTCACGCTCGCGTAACTCCCGGAGAACCCTCCATGGCCCTGGACCTGCCGCGGCTCGCCGCCTGGCTCCGCTGCCCCGTGTGCGCGGCCGACCTGGTGCCCGTCGACCGGCTCACGCTCGGGTGCGCGAACGGTCACCGGCACGACGTGAACAAGCGGGGCTTCGTGTCGCTCCTCGGGCCCGGTTCGAAGCACCTCGGCGACACGGCCGAGATGCTCGACGCGCGCGACGCGGTGCTGGAGGGCGGCGCCTACTCCCCCATCGCCGACGCCGTCGCCGCAGCGACGACGGGCACGCGCATCCTGGACGCCGGCGCGGGCACCGGCTACTACCAGCGCGCGGCGCTCAGCGCCGACCCGTCACGCTCGGGCCTCGCCATGGACCTCTCCCCCCAGGCCGTCGCCCGCGCCGTGCGCGCCTCCGACCGGACGGACGGCCTGGTGGCTGACACGTGGAGCCCGCTCCCCGTGCGCTCGGCGGTCGCGGACACCGTGCTGGACGTCTTCGCCCCGCGCAACCTGCCCGAGTTCCACCGCGTGCTCGCCCCGGACGGCGTCCTGGTCGTCGTCGTGCCGCGCGCCGACCACCTCGGCTCGCTCCGCGCCGCGGGAACCATGCTCGACATCCCCGGCGACAAGGCGGACGACGTGATCCGTGCCGCAGAGCCCCTGTACGCCCTCCTGGGGCGCGAATCGGTCGCGTACGACCTCGCGCTCACGGACGCCCTCCTCCGGTCTCTCGTGGGCATGGGCCCGTCCGCCCGCCACGCCGCCAGCGCGGCTGCCGCATCCACCGAGGTGGACGCAACCCGCGTGTCCGTCGACGTCCTGCGCCTCACGCGCCGCTGACGACGCCGCCGCCTGTCGCGCCCGAACGAGGGGTCGCAACACGCCATCATCGCCGCGCCATAACGGCGTGTCGCGACCCTTCGTTACCTGCGCGCGGCGTGACGTGCCGTGACTGCTGCGTTTCGGAACGTCTGCCCCCGCGCGCGCACGCGCACACGTGACGAACAGCAGCAGTCACCGTCGTGCCGTGCGGCTCCGGCATGCCGGAGCGCCCGCTGCCAGCGGCCGCCCGCAGACGCAGCGAGGGCCGCCTCCCGGGGGAGGCGGCCCTCGTGTGCGCGGGTCGGTGGAGGTGCGGGTTACCGGGCGAAGTAGCCGCGGTAGTACTCGTAGACCCAGCCGACGATGCAGATGAGGCTGAAGGCGACGCCGATGTAGCAGATCCAGAAGCCGACGGCGAGGCCGAGGATGACCAGGCCGGCGCCGAAGGCGAGGGCGATCGGCCACCAGCTCCACGGGCTGAAGTGACCGAGCTCCGGGTCACCGTCGTCGATGTTCGCGTCGAGGCGGTCCTCCGGCAGCTCGCCGCCCTGGGAGGCGTGCGAACGGCCGACGTAGAACGCGATGAAGGCGGACAGGACGGCGGCGAGGAGCATGCCGACGGTTCCGACCCACTCCACGTTGCGGTGGAACTCGTCGAGCAGGTTCCACAGCGTGTAGACCACCGCGGACAGGACGAAGAATGCCGAGAGGATCCAGAACAGGATGGCATTGGCGCGCATTGTTACTTCACCTCGTCATTCGCGACGTCGTGCACGGGGGCGTCGGGGGCGTCCTTCGCGGGACCGACACCGATCGGGATGCCCGCCTCGGGGTGGTTCAGGTCGAACGCCGGCGACTCCGAACGGATGCGCGGGATCGACGTGAAGTTGTGCCGCGGCGGCGGGCAGCTGGTCGCCCACTCGAGCGAGCGGCCGTAGCCCCACGGGTCGTTCACGGTGACCTTCGGGGCGTTGCGCGCCGTCAGGTACACGTTCACGAAGAACGGGATCATCGAGATCGCGAGGATGCCCGCGCCGATCGACGAGACCTGGTTCATCCAGGTGAAACCGTCGGACGGCAGGTAGGTCGCGTAGCGTCGCGGCATGCCGACCACGCCCAGCCAGTGCTGGATGAGGAACGTCGTGTGGAAGCCGATGAACAGCAGCCAGAAGTGCCACTTGCCCAGCCGGTCGTTGAGCATCTTGCCCGTCCACTTCGGCCACCAGAAGTAGAAGCCGGCGAACATCGCGAAGACGACCGTTCCGAAGACGACGTAGTGGAAGTGCGCGACCACGAAGTAGGTGTCCGACACGTGGAAGTCGAGCGGCGGGGACGCCAGGATGACACCGGTCAGACCACCGAACGTGAAGGTGATCAGGAAGCCGATCGACCACAGCATCGGCGACTCGAACGTCAGCGAGCCGCGCCACATCGTGCCGACCCAGTTGAAGATCTTCACGCCGGTCGGGACCGCGATGAGCATCGTCATCAGCGAGAACCACGGCAGCAGCACCGAGCCGGTGACGTACATGTGGTGCGCCCACACGGTGACCGACAGGGCGGCGATCGAGATCGTCGCGTAGATCAGCGTCTTGTATCCGAAGATCGGCTTGCGGCTGAACACCGGGAAGATCTCGGACACGATGCCGAAGAACGGCAGCGCGATGATGTAGACCTCGGGGTGGCCGAAGAACCAGAACAGGTGCTGCCACAGCAGGGCACCGCCGTTGGCGGCGTCGTAGATGTGAGCGTCGAAGACGCGGTCGGCGGCGAGGGCGAAGAGGGCCGCGGCCAGCACCGGGAAGGCCATCAGCACGAGGATCGACGTGACGAGGGTGTTCCAGGTGAAGATCGGCATCCGGAACATGGTCATGCCCGGCGCGCGCATCGTGATGATCGTGGTGATGAAGTTCACCGCACCGAGGATGGTGCCGAAGCCCGAGAGGCCGAGGCCCAGTACCCAGAGGTTTCCGCCGAGCCCTGGTGAGAACGTCGTGCTCGACAGCGGCGCGTAGGCGAACCATCCGAACGAGGCGGCACCCTGCGGGGTGAGGAAGCCGGCGACCGCGATCAGCGAGCCGAACGAGTAGAACCAGTAGGCCAGCGCGTTGAGTCGCGGGAAGGCGACGTCGGGGGCGCCGATCTGCAGCGGCATGAGCACGTTGGCGAAGCCCGCGAACAGCGGCGTCGCGAACATGAGGAGCATGATCGTGCCGTGCATGGTGAAGAGCTGGTTGTACTGCTCCTTGGTCTGCACGACCTGCAGGCCCGGCTCGAACAGCTGGGCGCGGATGATGAGCGCCATCACGCCGCCGATGAGGAAGTACACGAACGACGAGATCAGGTACATGTACCCGATCGTCTTGTGGTCCGTCGACGTGATGTAGTTCACGAGGATGTTGCCCTTGCGCTCCACACCGTTCGCGGTGAGGAACGTAGGCGCGGGCCGCGGGGCGGTGGTGGCTCCCGGTGCCGGTGCTGTCGTCGTCATCAGTGCGTCCTACTCGTTGCCGCCCTGGGGGCCCGACGGGGCTCCCCTTCCCGGCAGGTTCTGGTTGCGGTCGTACTCGGAGCCCAGCTGACCGGTGTAGCCCTGGTCCTTCAGGCTCTGGATGTGCGCATCGTACTGCGCCTGGGACACGATCTTCACGTTGAAGAGCATCGCGGAGTGGTACTCGCCGCAGAGCTCGGCGCACTTGCCCACGAAGGTGCCGGTGCGGCCGGTCGTCTCGAAGTACATGTAGTTGGTCTTGCCCGGGA is drawn from Leifsonia shinshuensis and contains these coding sequences:
- a CDS encoding heme-copper oxidase subunit III — its product is MGYVTSTSLSPSASAPAINRPNVVAVGTIVWLGSEVMFFAGLFAIYFTLKSTSPDLWAAETQHLNIPYAATNTLILVLSSVTCQFGVFAAERMQPRRTGGLLQFWRWGMVEWFTLTYLMGAVFVSGQVLEYATLVSEGISLSSNAYGSAFYLTTGFHALHVTGGLIAFLLVIGRAFAVKIFGHKEATSAIVVSYYWHFVDVVWIGLFAVIYIIR
- a CDS encoding c-type cytochrome encodes the protein MRPHTPSTAKPARKAKPARKAGRRHPLATVALLAIGLGLTGGAYAAFTTTTASADEPQVAAASQSSVDEGKKLFQANCATCHGLDAQGTSVAPSLIGVGAAAVDFQVGTGRMPMQMQGPQAQEKPVQFTDDQVKALADYVASLAPGPSIPEQKYLDGKGDAAHGAELFRINCAMCHNVAGAGGALTEGKYAPPLTGVSAEHIYEAMVTGPQNMPVFNDLNITPQGKADIITYLKYIQNNPSPGGFELGNLGPVAEGLFLWIFGLGAIVALTVWITAKSN
- a CDS encoding Rieske 2Fe-2S domain-containing protein, with amino-acid sequence MAQDDNGGHELTPARSSEERRTGDPGTAVIIRDAVENPGFPPHRPRVTDLDPRKERRAERTVYTLFYLSIAGSIWAVAAYMAFPIVDGDPGSVRLNNLFIGIGGALALLAIGIGAVHWGKALMHEKEGVDLRHPVRGSEATTERAAEIFRQADEESGFSRRTLVRNSLIGALIAFPLPAVVLFRGLAPENIDPVEELSQTMWAKGVRLTRDPTGTPIKASDVTLGSAFHVIPEGLNEAPDMLEQKAKAAVLLMRLKPEDLHVSKGRENWNYDGIVAYSKICTHVGCPVALYEQQTHHLLCPCHQSQFDITHEAQVIFGPAKRPLPQLPITVDADGYLVARSDFHEPVGPSFWERH
- a CDS encoding cytochrome b, which codes for MSTTTAAPAATTTVKKGGFTAAAANYLEDRTSISGAVKEFGRKIFPDHWSFLLGEVALYSFIVILLSGTFLTFFFQASMAEVTYNGSYVPLKGIEMSSAMQSTLNISFEVRGGLLVRQIHHWAALLFVAAIGLHMLRIFFTGAFRKPRELNWVIGFVLFILAMAEGFTGYSLPDDLLSGNGLRIIDGLIKGLPVVGTWISFLLFGGEFPGTAIVGRLYTLHILLLPALVVAFIALHLMFVVIHKHTQYAAPGRTQGNVVGYPVLPVYAAKAGGFFFIVFGVVVLLASLFTINPIWTYGPYDPSPVSAGTQPDWYIGFADGALRLVPPGWEFVWLDRTWSFNIIIPVAILGLFIVTVMFYPFLEAWITGDKREHHILDRPRNAAARTAVGAAGVTFYAVFWAAASSDLIATHFKLTMEGVIHTLQALLFLGPLIAYVVTKRVCLALQKKDRSIALHGYESGRIVKLPGGEFIEVHEQLSDYERWRLVSFETYEPLMLRPNRRGKITAANRVRAGLSRWFFEDRLVPPTRGELESSHDSH
- a CDS encoding putative RNA methyltransferase translates to MALDLPRLAAWLRCPVCAADLVPVDRLTLGCANGHRHDVNKRGFVSLLGPGSKHLGDTAEMLDARDAVLEGGAYSPIADAVAAATTGTRILDAGAGTGYYQRAALSADPSRSGLAMDLSPQAVARAVRASDRTDGLVADTWSPLPVRSAVADTVLDVFAPRNLPEFHRVLAPDGVLVVVVPRADHLGSLRAAGTMLDIPGDKADDVIRAAEPLYALLGRESVAYDLALTDALLRSLVGMGPSARHAASAAAASTEVDATRVSVDVLRLTRR
- a CDS encoding cytochrome c oxidase subunit 4; translated protein: MRANAILFWILSAFFVLSAVVYTLWNLLDEFHRNVEWVGTVGMLLAAVLSAFIAFYVGRSHASQGGELPEDRLDANIDDGDPELGHFSPWSWWPIALAFGAGLVILGLAVGFWICYIGVAFSLICIVGWVYEYYRGYFAR
- the ctaD gene encoding cytochrome c oxidase subunit I, with translation MTTTAPAPGATTAPRPAPTFLTANGVERKGNILVNYITSTDHKTIGYMYLISSFVYFLIGGVMALIIRAQLFEPGLQVVQTKEQYNQLFTMHGTIMLLMFATPLFAGFANVLMPLQIGAPDVAFPRLNALAYWFYSFGSLIAVAGFLTPQGAASFGWFAYAPLSSTTFSPGLGGNLWVLGLGLSGFGTILGAVNFITTIITMRAPGMTMFRMPIFTWNTLVTSILVLMAFPVLAAALFALAADRVFDAHIYDAANGGALLWQHLFWFFGHPEVYIIALPFFGIVSEIFPVFSRKPIFGYKTLIYATISIAALSVTVWAHHMYVTGSVLLPWFSLMTMLIAVPTGVKIFNWVGTMWRGSLTFESPMLWSIGFLITFTFGGLTGVILASPPLDFHVSDTYFVVAHFHYVVFGTVVFAMFAGFYFWWPKWTGKMLNDRLGKWHFWLLFIGFHTTFLIQHWLGVVGMPRRYATYLPSDGFTWMNQVSSIGAGILAISMIPFFVNVYLTARNAPKVTVNDPWGYGRSLEWATSCPPPRHNFTSIPRIRSESPAFDLNHPEAGIPIGVGPAKDAPDAPVHDVANDEVK